The proteins below come from a single Caldisericia bacterium genomic window:
- a CDS encoding sugar ABC transporter permease, which translates to MKKRGQRRKEGGSVKYKRREERLAYLLLAPIVLLVGGLILVPIVGTLISSFYRNITFLPPVKFIGLGNYKRLFSDLNFWHSVFITVGFTVVSVLLESILGMFYALIIHEKFRLRGIMRAIVLIPWAIPTIVSAKTWQLIYNYNYGLLNYLFMRIHLSLHPINWLGSPTSAFTSIVIADVWKTAPFMAILFLAGLQSIPESIYEAARVDGASMTQEFFKITLPLLRPVIIIALIFRTIDSLRIFDLIYVLTGGGPAGSTSSISVYGFKAYILGDFGYGSSVSVFTFLLIFLFTVLYLKLGRFREGLKNE; encoded by the coding sequence ATGAAAAAGAGGGGGCAAAGGAGAAAGGAGGGAGGCTCTGTGAAGTACAAGAGGCGTGAGGAGCGTCTTGCATACCTCCTCCTTGCCCCCATTGTTCTTCTCGTAGGTGGTTTAATTCTTGTTCCAATTGTTGGAACCTTAATATCAAGTTTTTATAGAAACATCACTTTTCTTCCACCAGTAAAATTTATAGGTCTTGGTAACTATAAAAGACTTTTCTCTGATTTAAATTTTTGGCATTCTGTTTTTATAACTGTGGGTTTTACCGTTGTATCTGTACTTTTGGAATCTATTCTTGGCATGTTCTATGCTCTTATCATTCATGAGAAGTTTCGTTTAAGGGGAATAATGAGGGCAATTGTTCTTATACCTTGGGCTATTCCAACGATAGTATCTGCAAAAACTTGGCAACTTATATATAACTATAATTATGGACTTCTAAACTATCTTTTCATGAGAATACATCTTTCATTGCATCCAATAAATTGGCTTGGTAGTCCAACGAGTGCTTTCACCTCCATTGTTATCGCAGATGTTTGGAAAACTGCTCCCTTTATGGCGATACTTTTCTTGGCAGGTTTGCAATCTATTCCTGAATCTATATATGAAGCTGCGAGGGTAGATGGTGCTTCTATGACTCAAGAATTTTTCAAGATCACCCTTCCTCTACTGAGACCTGTTATAATTATTGCTCTGATTTTCAGAACAATTGATTCACTTCGTATATTTGATTTAATATATGTTTTAACTGGTGGAGGACCAGCTGGTTCTACATCCTCTATCTCAGTTTATGGTTTTAAAGCTTATATCCTTGGTGATTTTGGTTATGGTTCTTCTGTCTCTGTTTTTACATTCCTCCTCATCTTTCTCTTTACAGTGCTATATCTTAAACTTGGTCGTTTTAGAGAGGGTTTAAAAAATGAGTGA
- a CDS encoding ABC transporter substrate-binding protein: protein MYKKISKILVFLIVVALASTFMFTGCKKEQPSQPPEEEKPEKVTIVFAVGGAPSEVDYWHKVIEEFEKKNPNISVDLLRQPMETSTRMQTLVTPLSGKESTPDVFLMDVAWVGQFAASNWLAPLDDFISKDNYDLSVFFKKTLEFADTYKGKICALPVYIDAGLLYYRKDLLEKYGFSKPPELWSDLVTIAQKVQEGERKTNPNFWGFVWQGKQYEGLVCDFLEYIVSNGGNILDKDGKPILNSESNIEALTFMRDLIHKYKISPPNTYTEMTEEPVRMTFQSGNAMFERNWPYAWGLHNADDSPVKGKVGIAPLPHFPGHESAATLGGWHIGMNIYSKRKEATWEFIKFVESFETQKGFAMNLGWNPGRKDVYDDPEVVEKSPHLKALKDVFVGAVPRPGVPYYTKLSDAIQKYVNAAIAGKMDPKDALNKAQEEVEEIISEYGG, encoded by the coding sequence TGTCTTTGCAGTAGGAGGAGCGCCCTCAGAAGTTGACTACTGGCATAAGGTTATAGAGGAATTCGAGAAGAAGAATCCAAATATTAGTGTTGATCTTTTAAGACAACCCATGGAAACTTCTACAAGGATGCAAACCCTTGTGACTCCTCTAAGTGGTAAAGAATCTACTCCAGATGTTTTTCTTATGGATGTTGCATGGGTTGGACAGTTTGCTGCATCTAATTGGCTTGCACCTTTGGATGATTTTATATCTAAGGATAACTATGACCTTTCTGTCTTCTTTAAGAAGACATTGGAGTTTGCTGACACATACAAGGGTAAAATTTGTGCCCTTCCTGTATACATAGATGCAGGACTTCTCTATTACAGAAAAGATCTACTTGAGAAGTATGGATTTTCAAAGCCTCCAGAGCTATGGAGCGATCTTGTTACTATAGCACAGAAAGTTCAAGAAGGAGAGAGAAAGACAAATCCAAATTTCTGGGGATTTGTATGGCAGGGAAAACAGTATGAAGGTCTTGTATGTGATTTCCTTGAGTATATTGTGAGTAATGGAGGGAATATACTTGATAAGGATGGAAAACCAATTCTGAATTCAGAGAGCAATATTGAGGCATTAACCTTTATGAGAGACTTAATACACAAGTATAAAATTTCACCTCCCAACACATACACTGAAATGACTGAGGAACCTGTTAGAATGACTTTCCAGAGTGGAAATGCAATGTTTGAGAGAAATTGGCCCTATGCATGGGGACTTCACAATGCAGATGATTCTCCGGTTAAAGGAAAAGTCGGGATTGCTCCACTTCCTCATTTTCCAGGACATGAGAGTGCCGCAACTCTTGGTGGATGGCATATTGGAATGAATATATATTCAAAGCGTAAAGAGGCAACCTGGGAATTCATCAAATTTGTTGAGTCATTTGAAACCCAGAAAGGTTTTGCTATGAATCTTGGCTGGAATCCTGGAAGAAAGGATGTATATGATGATCCAGAAGTAGTTGAGAAATCACCCCATCTAAAAGCATTGAAGGATGTCTTTGTTGGTGCTGTTCCAAGACCTGGTGTTCCCTATTACACAAAGCTCAGTGATGCTATACAGAAGTATGTAAATGCTGCCATTGCAGGTAAGATGGATCCAAAAGACGCATTGAATAAAGCACAGGAAGAGGTTGAGGAAATAATTTCTGAGTATGGAGGATAA